Part of the Janibacter alkaliphilus genome is shown below.
GACCAAGCTCTTCACCCTGCTCGGCGCCTTCTTCGCCGCCTGCGGGATCGCCTACGGGCTGGTCACCGGCTGGGACGAGCCGGTCGGTGTCGTCGCGCTGCTGCTCTCCGCCGGCCTCGGCGCGATGATCAGCTTCTTCCTCTGGAAGGCCGGCAAGGACCTGCCGCCGCGGCCGGACGACAGCCCGGACGGCGAGATCGCCGACCAGGCCGGCGACTACGGCGAGTTCGCCCCCTACTCATGGTGGCCCCTGTGGCTCGGCCTGTCCGGCGCGATCATCTTCCTCGGCGTGGCCGTCGGCTTCTGGGTCTTCTTCCTCGGTGCGGTCTTCGGGGTCTACGCCCTCGTCGGC
Proteins encoded:
- a CDS encoding cytochrome c oxidase subunit 4 encodes the protein MKAETKLFTLLGAFFAACGIAYGLVTGWDEPVGVVALLLSAGLGAMISFFLWKAGKDLPPRPDDSPDGEIADQAGDYGEFAPYSWWPLWLGLSGAIIFLGVAVGFWVFFLGAVFGVYALVGWVFEYYQGEHAS